The following are encoded in a window of Thermodesulfobacterium geofontis OPF15 genomic DNA:
- the murI gene encoding glutamate racemase yields MIGIFDSGLGGLTVVKEILNKLPQYKIIYFGDTARTPYGTKSAETVKRYAIENTKFLLERGAKIIVVACHTVSSTAIPVLKEKFPNIPFFEVVTPSFKKALKLTKNKKIGLIGTRTTVESGIYDQLFSQADSEIKLYSNPAPLLVPLIEEGWLKKPETRKIVKKYLIPLKMKGIDTLILGCTHYPLIKKVIQEKAGKRIKLVDPSEEIALEVKNFIENTPELAKELQENGEPEIYVSDITPNFEKIAKLFLGRPIKLKKVNLE; encoded by the coding sequence GTGATTGGTATATTTGATTCTGGTCTTGGTGGTTTAACAGTTGTAAAGGAAATATTAAATAAGTTACCTCAATATAAAATCATTTATTTTGGTGATACTGCAAGAACTCCCTATGGAACTAAAAGCGCAGAAACGGTAAAACGTTATGCCATAGAAAATACTAAATTTTTATTGGAAAGGGGTGCCAAAATTATTGTAGTTGCTTGTCACACTGTATCAAGTACAGCTATACCTGTTCTTAAAGAAAAATTCCCAAATATACCCTTTTTTGAAGTAGTAACTCCTTCATTTAAAAAGGCTTTAAAACTTACTAAAAATAAAAAAATTGGTCTTATAGGAACAAGAACTACTGTTGAAAGTGGAATCTATGATCAATTGTTTTCTCAAGCTGATTCTGAAATAAAATTATATTCAAATCCAGCCCCTCTTCTTGTTCCACTTATTGAAGAAGGTTGGCTAAAAAAACCAGAAACAAGAAAAATTGTTAAAAAATACTTAATTCCTCTTAAAATGAAAGGAATTGACACCCTTATTTTAGGGTGTACCCATTATCCATTAATAAAGAAAGTTATTCAAGAAAAAGCAGGAAAAAGGATTAAACTTGTTGATCCTTCGGAAGAGATAGCTTTAGAAGTGAAAAATTTCATTGAAAATACTCCAGAATTAGCTAAGGAACTTCAAGAAAATGGTGAACCAGAAATTTATGTTTCAGATATTACTCCCAATTTTGAAAAAATTGCTAAATTATTTTTAGGAAGACCTATAAAATTAAAAAAAGTAAATTTAGAATGA
- a CDS encoding aspartate aminotransferase family protein has product MGYIVEMGEIYLAGNYKREKLAFVKGSGTRLFTEDGEEYLDFTSGIAVCNLGHANQELIKELNTQAELLWHTSNLYYVSPQAKLAKKLVELSFAEKVFFANSGAEAIEAGLKLARRWAYENFGKEKNQFIALENSFHGRTYGALSVTGQPKYWEGFEPLLPGIIFIPPNDKKALSASFNEKVCAIILEPIQGEGGVYPLDKEFVELAKELCQKYNALLIFDEVQTGIGRTGKLFAYEHFGVEPDIMCLAKALANGLPLSAMLAKEKVMSAFKPGTHASTFGGNPLACAVALKVLEIVSNPSFLKEVDLKGRILKEKLEKIRKERPDLIKEVRGLGLLIGIEFNISAEKIYQKLLEKKILVTQPKPNVIRLSPPLIITYREIDFFMETFKEIITVL; this is encoded by the coding sequence ATGGGATACATTGTTGAAATGGGAGAAATTTATTTAGCTGGAAATTATAAAAGAGAAAAACTTGCATTTGTAAAAGGCTCTGGAACAAGATTATTTACTGAAGACGGTGAAGAATATTTAGATTTTACTTCAGGAATAGCAGTTTGCAATCTTGGGCATGCAAATCAAGAACTAATAAAAGAATTAAATACTCAAGCAGAGCTTCTTTGGCATACTTCAAATCTTTATTATGTTTCACCTCAAGCTAAACTTGCTAAAAAACTCGTAGAACTTTCCTTTGCAGAGAAGGTATTCTTTGCTAATAGTGGTGCTGAGGCAATAGAAGCTGGGCTTAAACTTGCAAGAAGATGGGCTTATGAAAATTTTGGAAAAGAAAAAAATCAATTTATAGCTCTTGAAAATTCCTTTCACGGAAGAACTTATGGAGCCTTATCTGTAACGGGTCAACCTAAGTATTGGGAAGGCTTTGAGCCTTTACTTCCTGGAATTATCTTTATTCCACCAAATGATAAAAAGGCATTATCTGCCTCCTTCAATGAAAAAGTCTGTGCTATTATTTTAGAGCCTATTCAAGGAGAAGGAGGGGTCTACCCTTTAGATAAAGAATTTGTAGAGCTTGCAAAGGAACTCTGTCAAAAATATAATGCCCTTCTTATCTTTGATGAAGTTCAGACAGGAATAGGAAGGACTGGCAAACTTTTTGCATATGAACATTTTGGGGTTGAACCAGATATTATGTGCCTTGCTAAAGCTCTTGCTAATGGCCTTCCTCTTTCAGCTATGCTTGCTAAGGAAAAAGTAATGAGTGCTTTTAAACCAGGAACTCATGCCTCAACCTTTGGAGGAAATCCCTTAGCTTGCGCAGTTGCTTTAAAAGTGCTTGAAATAGTAAGTAATCCCTCTTTTTTAAAAGAAGTTGATTTAAAAGGAAGAATTTTAAAAGAAAAATTAGAAAAAATTAGAAAAGAAAGACCTGACCTCATAAAAGAAGTGAGGGGATTGGGACTCCTTATAGGAATAGAATTTAACATTTCTGCTGAAAAAATATATCAAAAACTTCTTGAAAAAAAGATTTTAGTTACTCAACCTAAACCAAATGTTATAAGACTTTCTCCTCCTTTAATCATTACTTACAGGGAGATAGACTTTTTTATGGAAACTTTTAAAGAAATTATTACAGTTCTTTAA
- a CDS encoding DUF5320 domain-containing protein, with the protein MFWRRRFGQGFGFFWSFGFPFLPPFCWRFEPFISKSEYLEMLKKYRDELRKELERVEEEIKNLEKEKD; encoded by the coding sequence ATGTTTTGGAGACGTAGATTTGGACAAGGATTTGGTTTTTTTTGGTCTTTTGGGTTTCCTTTCCTTCCGCCCTTTTGTTGGAGATTTGAACCATTTATTTCAAAATCTGAATATTTAGAAATGCTTAAAAAATATCGTGATGAATTGAGAAAAGAGTTAGAAAGAGTGGAAGAAGAAATTAAGAACTTAGAAAAGGAAAAGGATTAA
- the recA gene encoding recombinase RecA: MKMVEKEFDKKKAIEAAISQIEKQFGKGSIMRLGESEKKIEVSTIPTGSLSLDIATGIGGIPRGRITEIYGAEASGKTTLALHMVASAQKLGGVAAFIDAEHALDVNYAKKLGVKVEDLLISQPTTGEEALDIAEILIRSGAVDIVVVDSVAALVPKAELEGEMEDQQVGSQARLMSKAMRKLTSAISKSNTAVVFINQTRMKIGINTFGGPPETTPGGMALKFFASLRLEIKKISTIKEGSETLGHRVKVKIVKNKLAPPFKEVEFDIYFGEGISKEAELIDLGLAMGIIERSGAWYTYKFDGKEERLGQGRESVRKLLKERKDLAQEIERRIRELAGLPLLENMPFQEKILKEAK; this comes from the coding sequence ATGAAAATGGTAGAAAAAGAGTTTGATAAGAAAAAAGCTATAGAAGCAGCTATTTCCCAGATTGAAAAGCAATTTGGGAAAGGTTCAATAATGCGTTTAGGGGAGAGTGAAAAAAAGATTGAAGTAAGCACCATTCCAACAGGTTCATTAAGTCTTGATATTGCAACAGGAATTGGTGGAATACCAAGAGGTAGGATTACTGAAATTTACGGAGCAGAGGCTTCTGGAAAAACTACCTTAGCTCTTCATATGGTAGCTTCCGCTCAAAAATTGGGAGGAGTTGCAGCTTTTATCGATGCAGAACATGCTCTCGATGTGAATTATGCTAAAAAATTGGGTGTAAAGGTTGAAGATTTACTTATCTCTCAACCAACTACAGGAGAAGAAGCTTTAGATATTGCAGAAATCTTAATAAGAAGTGGAGCAGTTGATATTGTAGTCGTAGATTCTGTAGCTGCTCTTGTTCCAAAAGCAGAATTAGAAGGGGAAATGGAAGATCAACAAGTAGGATCTCAGGCTCGTCTTATGTCAAAAGCTATGAGAAAGTTGACATCTGCTATTTCTAAAAGTAATACTGCTGTAGTTTTTATAAATCAAACTCGTATGAAAATAGGAATAAATACCTTTGGGGGACCTCCTGAGACTACACCTGGAGGCATGGCACTTAAATTTTTTGCTTCCTTAAGATTAGAAATAAAGAAAATTTCTACTATAAAAGAAGGATCAGAAACCTTAGGTCATAGAGTAAAAGTAAAAATTGTTAAGAATAAACTTGCTCCACCTTTTAAAGAAGTTGAATTTGATATTTACTTTGGAGAAGGAATTTCTAAAGAAGCAGAATTAATTGATCTTGGATTAGCTATGGGGATTATTGAAAGAAGTGGGGCTTGGTATACTTATAAATTTGATGGAAAAGAAGAAAGGTTAGGACAAGGAAGAGAAAGTGTGAGAAAACTTCTTAAAGAGAGGAAAGATTTAGCTCAAGAAATAGAAAGAAGAATAAGAGAATTAGCAGGATTACCATTATTAGAAAATATGCCTTTTCAAGAAAAGATTCTTAAAGAAGCAAAATAA
- the dapB gene encoding 4-hydroxy-tetrahydrodipicolinate reductase: MAIKAIVAGAAGRMGKTIINLIFQNPQIDLIAAFEHPENPAVGRDVGEVVGLPKTGIIVEDSLEKVIEKGDVIIDFTFHKASLEHARINAKYGKAMVIGTTGFSKEELAEVHELAKKHFPLVQDYNMSMGVNLLVKLVELTAKVLSEGYDIEIIEAHHRMKKDAPSGTALKLANAIATVLGRSDKDFRFCREGIIGERKETEIGIQTIRGGDIVGEHTVLFAGIGERIELTHRASSRETFARGALKAALWVVGKPPGVYNMHDVLGLKNL; this comes from the coding sequence ATGGCCATAAAAGCTATAGTAGCAGGTGCTGCAGGAAGAATGGGTAAAACTATTATTAATTTAATATTTCAAAATCCGCAAATAGATCTGATTGCTGCTTTTGAACATCCTGAAAATCCTGCAGTAGGAAGGGATGTAGGAGAAGTAGTAGGACTTCCTAAAACAGGAATAATAGTTGAAGATTCCTTAGAGAAAGTTATAGAAAAAGGTGATGTAATTATTGATTTTACTTTTCACAAAGCCTCTTTAGAACATGCAAGAATAAATGCTAAATATGGAAAAGCTATGGTAATTGGAACAACCGGTTTTTCTAAAGAGGAGCTTGCTGAGGTTCACGAGCTTGCTAAAAAACATTTTCCTTTGGTTCAAGACTATAATATGAGTATGGGAGTTAATCTTTTAGTAAAATTGGTTGAATTAACTGCTAAAGTGCTTTCTGAAGGTTATGACATAGAAATAATTGAAGCTCATCATAGAATGAAAAAGGATGCTCCAAGTGGAACAGCTTTAAAACTTGCTAATGCCATAGCTACTGTTCTTGGGAGATCTGATAAAGATTTCAGATTCTGCAGAGAAGGTATCATAGGAGAAAGAAAAGAAACAGAGATCGGAATACAAACTATAAGAGGAGGAGATATAGTAGGAGAACATACAGTTCTTTTTGCAGGAATTGGAGAAAGAATAGAACTTACCCATAGAGCTAGTAGTCGTGAAACCTTTGCTCGTGGAGCACTTAAGGCTGCTTTATGGGTTGTAGGAAAACCTCCCGGAGTTTATAATATGCATGATGTTTTAGGTTTAAAAAACTTATAA
- a CDS encoding RlmE family RNA methyltransferase, with the protein MEKNPWFDKWAKKAKEKGYPARSVFKLMEIQEKYKIIQKGDIVLDLGASPGSWSKYALSIVGEKGKVIGIDILPIKISHPNFYFLQKDVFELEENDFKNLGIEKVDVLLSDMAPKTTGDKFGDHVRSVRLAEKALEIAKNYLKEGGSFVVKVFEGEKIPILKRQIEKYFKSVKFFKPKSSRKESKEIFIIAQGFKKYLLKRG; encoded by the coding sequence ATGGAAAAAAATCCTTGGTTTGATAAATGGGCTAAAAAGGCTAAAGAAAAGGGATATCCTGCTCGCTCTGTATTTAAACTTATGGAAATACAAGAAAAATACAAAATCATTCAAAAGGGAGATATAGTTTTAGATTTAGGAGCATCTCCTGGATCATGGTCTAAATATGCTTTAAGTATTGTGGGAGAAAAAGGAAAAGTGATTGGGATTGATATCTTACCTATAAAAATAAGCCATCCTAATTTTTATTTTCTTCAAAAAGATGTTTTTGAATTAGAAGAAAATGATTTTAAAAACTTGGGAATAGAAAAGGTTGATGTCCTCTTAAGCGATATGGCACCAAAAACAACAGGAGATAAATTCGGAGATCATGTGAGATCTGTGAGACTTGCTGAAAAAGCTTTAGAAATAGCAAAAAATTATTTAAAAGAAGGTGGTTCTTTTGTAGTAAAGGTTTTTGAAGGAGAAAAAATACCTATTTTAAAAAGGCAAATTGAAAAATACTTCAAAAGTGTTAAATTTTTTAAACCTAAAAGCTCAAGAAAAGAAAGTAAAGAAATTTTTATTATAGCTCAAGGATTTAAAAAATACCTTTTAAAAAGGGGATAG
- a CDS encoding endonuclease V — protein MDLTKLEEIQLDCAKRVIKIEVLKEIKTVGGIDVTFESSKENPTKAWACIVIISLDTLKPIYQKIIEDIVDFPYIPTFLAFRELPLMKRVYTEAKSKPDVIFIDGQGISHPRGCGIASHFGVEVGAVTVGVAKKKLLGNYEPPKETRGSYSYLIYNGEVIGVVLRTKDKVKPLFVSIGHKISLEKAIELVLRTSIYRIPEPLRLAHNLLQRLRKQVLGK, from the coding sequence ATGGATTTAACTAAACTTGAAGAAATACAATTAGATTGTGCTAAAAGGGTTATAAAAATAGAGGTTTTAAAAGAAATTAAAACTGTAGGTGGAATTGATGTAACCTTTGAAAGTTCAAAAGAAAATCCAACTAAAGCATGGGCTTGCATAGTAATTATTAGTTTAGATACTCTAAAGCCTATTTATCAAAAAATCATAGAAGATATAGTAGATTTTCCTTATATTCCTACTTTTCTTGCTTTTAGAGAACTTCCTCTTATGAAAAGGGTTTATACTGAAGCAAAATCTAAGCCAGATGTTATTTTTATAGATGGGCAAGGGATTTCCCATCCAAGAGGTTGTGGGATTGCCTCCCATTTTGGGGTTGAGGTAGGTGCTGTAACTGTAGGGGTTGCCAAGAAAAAACTTTTAGGAAATTATGAACCCCCTAAGGAAACTCGCGGAAGTTATTCTTATTTAATTTATAATGGTGAAGTTATTGGGGTAGTGCTTCGAACAAAAGACAAAGTGAAGCCTCTTTTTGTATCCATAGGGCATAAAATAAGCTTAGAGAAAGCTATAGAGCTTGTTTTAAGAACCTCTATCTACCGTATCCCCGAACCCTTAAGACTCGCCCACAATCTTTTACAAAGGTTAAGAAAACAGGTTTTAGGTAAATAA
- a CDS encoding exonuclease SbcCD subunit D, with translation MKILHSSDWHLGKSLFGKKLIDEQALFFEKTFFPLVKDVKPDILIITGDIIDKPNPDLETLKLLSEILFWLFKEKIPSLFILGNHDSKRITLFKEFLKQNYLYMIDNLYHFKAPFIWEDEKGEKIYFYILPYLPLYEFKENIEIFWGKENKIVVDFFVKKSQLLLKDLVELLLNLTKDNFYRPAIALGHFAIEKGIFTGEEISLKFMGLEEVFPLELFKNFDFLLLGHLHRLQKVSSKVFYSGSILPYSFEESVHKKGVWFFEIKNSVLVKEEPIYLSPSFEMKIVKGYFKDLINSPKDEAYIKIILKDEEPVLHPFERLKTVFPNLLLLEYEDKKTEISSFSKDFIMEEFLESKKMELNEEELFKKFYKYIEEKEIEDKLFEAFKKYLKEFKENQKEVKSWP, from the coding sequence TTGAAAATTCTTCATTCCTCAGATTGGCATTTAGGGAAAAGTTTATTTGGAAAAAAATTAATAGATGAACAGGCACTCTTTTTTGAAAAAACTTTTTTCCCTTTGGTAAAGGATGTAAAACCTGATATTTTGATAATTACAGGAGATATAATCGATAAACCAAATCCTGATCTGGAAACTTTAAAACTTCTTTCTGAAATTCTTTTCTGGTTATTTAAAGAAAAAATCCCCTCTCTGTTTATTCTCGGAAATCATGATTCCAAAAGAATTACTTTATTTAAGGAATTTTTAAAACAAAATTATTTATATATGATTGATAATCTTTATCATTTTAAAGCTCCCTTTATTTGGGAAGATGAAAAGGGTGAAAAAATTTATTTTTACATTTTACCCTATCTTCCTCTTTATGAATTTAAGGAAAATATTGAAATATTTTGGGGAAAGGAAAATAAAATTGTTGTAGATTTTTTTGTTAAAAAATCTCAACTTCTTTTAAAAGACTTAGTAGAGCTCCTTTTAAATTTAACTAAAGATAATTTTTATAGACCTGCTATAGCTCTTGGACATTTTGCAATAGAAAAAGGGATCTTTACTGGAGAAGAAATATCTCTTAAATTTATGGGTTTAGAAGAGGTATTTCCTTTGGAACTTTTTAAAAATTTTGATTTTCTTCTTTTAGGACATCTTCATAGACTTCAAAAGGTATCTTCAAAGGTTTTTTATTCTGGATCTATCCTTCCTTATAGTTTTGAAGAATCGGTTCACAAAAAGGGAGTTTGGTTTTTTGAAATAAAAAATAGTGTATTAGTAAAGGAAGAACCTATTTATCTTTCCCCATCCTTTGAAATGAAAATTGTAAAAGGTTATTTTAAGGATTTAATAAACTCTCCTAAGGATGAAGCTTATATAAAGATAATCCTAAAAGACGAAGAACCTGTTTTACATCCCTTTGAAAGATTAAAAACCGTTTTTCCTAATCTTTTATTATTAGAATATGAAGATAAAAAAACAGAAATTTCTTCTTTTAGTAAGGATTTTATAATGGAAGAATTTTTAGAAAGCAAAAAAATGGAACTGAATGAGGAAGAGCTTTTTAAAAAATTTTACAAATATATAGAAGAAAAGGAGATCGAAGATAAATTATTTGAAGCTTTCAAAAAGTATTTAAAAGAATTTAAAGAAAACCAAAAGGAGGTGAAATCATGGCCATAA
- a CDS encoding Rossmann-like domain-containing protein has product MAYTDIYKNLVEAGLSLARAKRLKRVCVGIHYTMVEIERGGVGLAYTFLQEVKKCCELRNEITFWKSSADMVVKGYLSGNPIEEVIGLATINAVFNHKKDFLKDAIPGDVFSEIKLNSKDEILMIGYFEPLFKKLEGKVEKIWVIDKPLEETSLKISDISDKIKLAIITSSTLVNKTLHSVLENLESVPEILLIGPTTPLNPEVFRFTPITWLCGSIVRDPELLFRMVCEGKGATSFFKSGVLEKINIRVKK; this is encoded by the coding sequence ATGGCTTATACAGATATTTATAAAAATTTAGTAGAAGCTGGTCTTTCTTTAGCAAGAGCAAAAAGACTAAAAAGGGTTTGTGTGGGAATTCATTATACTATGGTTGAAATTGAAAGAGGAGGTGTAGGTTTAGCCTATACCTTCTTGCAAGAAGTAAAAAAATGTTGTGAATTGAGAAACGAAATTACTTTTTGGAAAAGCTCTGCAGATATGGTAGTAAAAGGTTATTTATCAGGCAATCCTATAGAAGAAGTGATCGGTCTTGCTACTATAAATGCTGTTTTTAACCATAAAAAAGACTTTTTAAAAGATGCTATTCCTGGAGATGTATTTTCAGAAATTAAGTTAAACAGTAAAGATGAGATTTTAATGATTGGATATTTTGAACCTCTTTTCAAAAAACTTGAAGGAAAAGTAGAAAAAATTTGGGTAATAGATAAACCCCTTGAAGAAACAAGTTTAAAGATTTCTGATATAAGTGATAAAATAAAATTAGCTATAATAACATCTTCAACCTTAGTAAATAAAACGCTCCACTCAGTTTTAGAAAATTTGGAAAGTGTTCCTGAAATCCTTTTAATAGGTCCTACAACTCCTTTAAATCCTGAAGTATTTAGATTTACACCTATAACATGGCTTTGTGGAAGTATAGTAAGAGATCCTGAACTTTTATTTAGAATGGTTTGCGAAGGAAAGGGAGCAACTTCTTTCTTTAAAAGTGGTGTTCTTGAAAAGATCAATATAAGGGTTAAAAAATGA
- a CDS encoding P-loop NTPase, with protein MEEKTCPSAELFFKREFKKHTGIKDIRFVLAIGSGKGGVGKTTVSAILSLALKKAGYLVGVFDLDFYGPNLHLVLGVNKKPMVEFGKIKPVSSDNIKILSLALMIAEKEPIFMRGLMASKLLQELLQKVEWGPLDFLILDLPPGTGDIFLTMLDFFNPEGFILITTPHKLALSDAKRTLSILKEKMVPILGVVKNMADFFEDETSFQDFLNEQKLNVLFEIPVLKELSKTENLTEVFESSEKQKFLETIAEKVLDKVFRIK; from the coding sequence ATGGAAGAAAAAACTTGCCCTTCAGCTGAATTATTTTTTAAAAGAGAATTTAAAAAACATACAGGAATAAAGGATATTCGTTTTGTCTTAGCTATCGGGAGTGGTAAAGGTGGTGTAGGAAAAACAACAGTTTCTGCTATTTTATCCCTTGCTCTAAAAAAAGCTGGCTATTTAGTAGGAGTTTTTGATCTTGATTTTTATGGACCAAATTTACATCTTGTATTAGGTGTCAATAAAAAACCTATGGTAGAATTTGGAAAAATTAAACCTGTAAGTTCTGATAATATAAAAATTTTAAGTTTAGCTTTAATGATTGCAGAGAAAGAGCCTATCTTTATGAGAGGTCTTATGGCTTCTAAATTGCTTCAGGAACTTCTTCAAAAGGTAGAATGGGGTCCCCTTGATTTTCTAATTCTTGATTTACCTCCTGGCACAGGGGATATATTTCTTACCATGCTTGATTTTTTTAATCCTGAAGGATTTATATTAATAACCACTCCACATAAATTAGCTCTTTCAGATGCAAAAAGAACCCTTTCTATCCTAAAAGAAAAAATGGTTCCTATTTTGGGAGTAGTTAAAAATATGGCTGATTTTTTTGAAGATGAAACCTCCTTTCAAGATTTTTTGAATGAGCAAAAATTAAATGTTTTATTTGAAATCCCTGTATTAAAAGAGCTTTCAAAAACAGAAAATTTAACAGAAGTTTTTGAATCTTCTGAAAAACAAAAATTTTTAGAAACCATTGCTGAAAAGGTGCTTGATAAAGTTTTTAGAATTAAGTAA
- a CDS encoding class I SAM-dependent methyltransferase translates to MNSKKHKHHHAGKSSRSIISVSKVFDLLNLPQGIVFLDAGCGDGYFSIEASLRLGKESFLVLRNSFY, encoded by the coding sequence ATGAATTCAAAAAAACATAAACATCATCACGCAGGAAAATCAAGTAGATCTATAATTTCAGTATCAAAAGTATTTGACCTATTAAATCTTCCTCAAGGCATTGTTTTTCTTGATGCAGGATGCGGTGACGGATACTTTTCTATAGAGGCATCCCTAAGATTAGGAAAGGAATCGTTTTTAGTTTTAAGGAATAGTTTCTACTGA
- a CDS encoding N-acyl homoserine lactonase family protein, which yields MGKGPFYRIHPIVVGTKVFDKGMMTYQHDYGKEYVIPIYCWLIEGSDKVILIDTGLLEVIQSEFREQAIGGKIYKFEEGLAKWGLSPKDIDIVIHTHLHNDHCENDFKCVNAVFYAHELEFQSAYNPHPLDFRYNAEFIEEVDQAGQMIHIKDEIFEVVPGITMVHTPAHTKGGMSVLINTEKGLAGITGFCVIMENFNPPNKIKAMGMEVIPPGTNIDPYLAYDQMVKFRETVNILIPLHEPSFSSVETIP from the coding sequence ATGGGAAAAGGACCTTTTTATAGAATTCACCCTATTGTAGTCGGAACTAAGGTTTTTGATAAGGGGATGATGACCTATCAACATGACTACGGAAAAGAGTATGTCATTCCCATTTATTGTTGGCTGATAGAAGGTTCAGATAAAGTTATTCTTATTGATACAGGTCTTTTAGAGGTTATTCAATCTGAATTTAGAGAACAGGCTATTGGAGGGAAAATATATAAATTTGAAGAAGGACTTGCTAAATGGGGACTTTCTCCCAAGGACATAGATATTGTAATTCATACCCATCTTCATAACGATCACTGTGAAAACGATTTTAAATGTGTAAACGCAGTATTTTATGCCCATGAACTTGAGTTTCAATCTGCTTACAATCCTCATCCCTTAGATTTTAGATACAATGCTGAGTTTATAGAAGAAGTAGATCAGGCAGGGCAAATGATTCATATAAAAGATGAGATTTTTGAAGTTGTTCCAGGAATTACCATGGTCCATACTCCTGCCCATACCAAAGGAGGAATGAGTGTTCTTATTAATACAGAAAAGGGACTTGCAGGGATAACTGGATTTTGTGTAATTATGGAAAACTTTAATCCTCCAAACAAAATAAAAGCTATGGGAATGGAAGTTATTCCACCAGGAACAAACATAGACCCTTACTTAGCTTATGATCAGATGGTAAAATTTAGAGAAACAGTTAATATCTTAATACCTTTGCATGAACCAAGTTTTTCCTCAGTAGAAACTATTCCTTAA
- a CDS encoding TIGR04013 family B12-binding domain/radical SAM domain-containing protein, with translation MNFCLTIFDLKENRYSINALLSALEKEILIEEIPIYFFKNKSALLKGVEELLEKFEKIIIAFSFFTTQLWDINDVIKTLQKTFASKRKKLILIAGGPHPTGDIKGVLNWGFDFVFTGEAEKSFSEFIRTLKFRENFSQVKGLAYLNENKEFIYTGKSEKINLNSYPPFSLKLNRLNPIEITRGCPFGCYFCQTPRIFGKKVRHRSIENILKYVELLLERGIKDFRFITPNAFSYGSIDGKTLNLEALETLLKELHQLVNPMGGRIFFGSFPSEVRPEHVTEETVNLVKKYANNDNLVIGAQSGSDRILKLCKRGHTVEDIYRAVKLTIKAGLKAKVDFIFGLPEEKKEDIKETIKVMEDLAKMGAIIHAHTFMPLPQTPFVKKKPGKIDLDLLKTINKLLGKGLLFGDWKIQEELAEKIYRYFQTGKIEECIKNSI, from the coding sequence ATGAATTTTTGTTTAACCATATTTGATCTTAAAGAAAATCGCTATAGCATAAATGCACTCCTTTCTGCCTTGGAAAAAGAAATTCTTATTGAAGAAATACCCATTTATTTTTTTAAAAATAAATCAGCTCTTTTAAAAGGAGTTGAAGAACTTTTAGAAAAATTTGAAAAAATAATAATTGCCTTTTCTTTTTTTACAACCCAACTCTGGGATATAAATGATGTTATAAAAACTCTTCAAAAAACTTTTGCATCTAAAAGAAAAAAACTAATTTTAATTGCAGGAGGACCTCATCCTACAGGAGATATAAAGGGTGTTTTAAATTGGGGATTTGATTTTGTTTTTACTGGTGAAGCAGAAAAAAGTTTCTCAGAATTTATAAGAACTTTAAAATTTAGGGAAAATTTTTCACAAGTAAAAGGCTTAGCCTATTTAAATGAAAATAAAGAATTTATTTATACAGGTAAATCGGAAAAAATAAATTTAAATTCTTATCCACCCTTTTCTCTAAAACTAAACCGGTTAAATCCTATTGAAATTACAAGAGGCTGTCCTTTTGGATGCTATTTCTGTCAAACACCAAGAATTTTTGGAAAAAAAGTAAGACATAGGAGCATAGAAAATATATTAAAATATGTAGAACTTTTATTAGAAAGAGGCATTAAAGATTTTAGATTTATTACTCCTAATGCTTTTAGTTACGGATCTATTGATGGAAAAACTTTAAATTTAGAAGCTTTAGAAACTCTTTTAAAAGAACTTCATCAACTTGTTAACCCAATGGGAGGGAGAATATTTTTTGGCTCCTTTCCTTCTGAAGTAAGACCAGAACATGTTACTGAAGAGACTGTAAATCTTGTAAAGAAGTATGCAAATAACGATAATTTAGTTATAGGAGCTCAATCAGGAAGTGATAGAATCTTAAAACTTTGTAAAAGAGGACATACTGTAGAAGATATATATAGAGCTGTAAAATTAACTATTAAAGCTGGTCTTAAAGCTAAGGTTGATTTTATTTTCGGATTGCCTGAAGAGAAAAAAGAAGATATAAAAGAAACTATAAAAGTAATGGAAGATCTTGCCAAAATGGGAGCCATTATTCATGCCCATACCTTTATGCCCCTTCCTCAAACTCCCTTTGTTAAAAAAAAGCCAGGTAAAATTGATTTAGACCTTTTAAAGACTATAAATAAACTTCTTGGAAAAGGACTTCTTTTTGGAGATTGGAAAATTCAAGAAGAACTTGCAGAAAAAATTTATAGATATTTTCAAACAGGTAAAATTGAAGAATGTATTAAGAATAGCATTTAA